A portion of the Musa acuminata AAA Group cultivar baxijiao chromosome BXJ1-1, Cavendish_Baxijiao_AAA, whole genome shotgun sequence genome contains these proteins:
- the LOC135599112 gene encoding polygalacturonase-like: MADGVYNVKDYGAAGDGKTDNTKVVEDSTDKELLHGLTTNAKRQMIANPYPCFVTNATIKSISSIDSKFFHIHVFESRNIIFDSIKISAPQDSPNTDGIHIADSTNIQVANSVIGTGDDCISIGPGCTNLTIFKVLCGPGHGISVGSLGKNAGEKDVIGLNVSNCNLTGTTNGLRIKTFQSSPSRLKATDFVFEHIIMNNVYNPIIINQNYCPSANCPKKDPSLVKIKNIKYRNIVGTFLSPVAYNLVCSEVAPCEGVELSDISLKYNGNEKQPKNASICVHVYGSSNGNVKPDPCI; encoded by the exons ATGGCTGAcggtgtttacaatgtgaagGATTATGGAGCAGCAGGAGATGGCAAAACCGATAACACAAAG GTGGTGGAAGATTCAACggacaaggagcttctgcatggccttacAACCAATGCAAAAAGACAAATGATTGCAAACCCTTACCCATG TTTCGTCACGAACGCAACCATCAAAAGCATTTCTTCTATCGACAGCAAGTTCTTCCACATTCATGTCTTTGAATCAAGAAACATTATCTTTGATTCCATCAAGATCAGTGCTCCTCAAGATAGCCCCAACACCGATGGCATTCACATCGCCGACTCGACCAATATCCAGGTTGCCAATTCGGTCATCGGCACCGGTGATGACTGCATCTCCATCGGCCCGGGCTGcaccaatttgaccatctttaaGGTGTTATGCGGCCCAGGCCATGGCATCAGCGTCGGTAGTCTCGGCAAAAATGCTGGTGAGAAAGATGTAATCGGGCTGAACGTGAGTAACTGCAATCTTACCGGTACAACAAATggattgaggatcaagacatttcaatcttctccatctaggttgaaggccactgatttcgtctttgaacacatcatcatgaataatgtcTATAACCCCATCATCATAAATCAGAATTATTGCCCATCTGCTAACTGTCCCAAAAAG GATCCTTCTCTAGTTAAGATCAAGAATATCAAGTACAGAAATATCGTGGGGACCTTTCTCTCGCCAGTAGCTTATAATCTAGTGTGCAGCGAGGTTGCTCCATGTGAGGGCGTGGAGCTCAGTGACATCAGCTTGAAGTACAATGGCAACGAAAAGCAACCCAAAAATGCTTCTATTTGTGTTCATGTCTATGGTAGCTCCAATGGCAATGTGAAACCTGACCCGTGCATCTGA
- the LOC135603506 gene encoding polygalacturonase-like — protein sequence MADGVYNVKDYGAAGDGKTDNTKVVEDSTDKELLHGLTTNAKRQMIANPYPCFVTNATIKSISSIDSKFFHIHVFESRNIIFDSIKISAPQDSPNTDGIHIADSTNIQVANSVIGTGDDCISIGPGCTNLIIFKVLCGPGHGISVGSLGKNAGEKDVIGLNVSNCNLTGTTNGLRIKTFQSSPSRLKATDFVFEHIIMNNVYNPIIINQNYCPSANCPKKDPSLVKIKNIKYRNIVGTFLSPVAYNLVCSEVAPCEGVELSDISLKYNGNEKQPKNASICVHVYGSSNGNVKPDPCI from the exons ATGGCTGAcggtgtttacaatgtgaagGATTATGGAGCAGCAGGAGATGGCAAAACCGATAACACAAAG GTGGTGGAAGATTCAACggacaaggagcttctgcatggccttacAACCAATGCAAAAAGACAAATGATTGCAAACCCTTACCCATG TTTCGTCACGAACGCAACCATCAAAAGCATTTCTTCTATCGACAGCAAGTTCTTCCACATTCATGTCTTTGAATCAAGAAACATTATCTTTGATTCCATCAAGATCAGTGCTCCTCAAGATAGCCCCAACACCGATGGCATTCACATCGCCGACTCGACCAATATCCAGGTTGCCAATTCAGTCATCGGCACCGGTGATGACTGCATCTCCATCGGCCCGGGCTGCACCAATTTGATCATCTTTAAGGTGTTATGCGGCCCAGGCCATGGCATCAGCGTCGGTAGTCTCGGCAAAAATGCTGGTGAGAAAGATGTAATCGGGCTGAACGTGAGTAACTGCAATCTTACCGGTACAACAAATggattgaggatcaagacatttcaatcttctccatctaggttgaaggccactgatttcgtctttgaacacatcatcatgaataatgtcTATAACCCCATCATCATAAATCAGAATTATTGCCCATCTGCTAACTGTCCCAAAAAG GATCCTTCTCTAGTTAAGATCAAGAATATCAAGTACAGAAATATCGTGGGGACCTTTCTCTCGCCAGTAGCTTATAATCTAGTGTGCAGCGAGGTTGCTCCATGTGAGGGCGTGGAGCTCAGTGACATCAGCTTGAAGTACAATGGCAACGAAAAGCAACCCAAAAATGCTTCTATTTGTGTTCATGTCTATGGTAGCTCCAATGGCAATGTGAAACCTGACCCGTGCATCTGA
- the LOC135598713 gene encoding polygalacturonase-like, whose protein sequence is MECGMRGTREGNDSDPRESIPARSNNLQRAMQRHNGDASERVVEDSTDKELLHGLTTNAKRQMIANPYPCFVTNATIKSISSIDSKFFHIHVFESRNIIFDSIKISAPQDSPNTDGIHIADSTNIQVANSVIGTGDDCISIGPGCTNLTIFKVLCGPGHGISVGSLGKNAGEKDVIGLNVSNCNLTGTTNGLRIKTFQSSPSRLKATDFVFEHIIMNNVYNPIIINQNYCPSANCPKKDPSLVKIKNIKYRNIVGTFLSPVAYNLVCSEVAPCEGVELSDISLKYNGNEKQPKNASICVHVYGSSNGNVKPDPCI, encoded by the exons ATGGAGTGCGGCATGCGCGGCACAAGGGAAGGCAACGATAGTGATCCCAGAGAGAGCATACCTGCTCGGTCCAACAATCTTCAAAGGGCCATGCAAAGGCataatggtgatgcaagtgaaagg GTGGTGGAAGATTCAACggacaaggagcttctgcatggccttacAACCAATGCAAAAAGACAAATGATTGCAAACCCTTACCCATG TTTCGTCACGAACGCAACCATCAAAAGCATTTCTTCTATCGACAGCAAGTTCTTCCACATTCATGTCTTTGAATCAAGAAACATTATCTTTGATTCCATCAAGATCAGTGCTCCTCAAGATAGCCCCAACACCGATGGCATTCACATCGCCGACTCGACCAATATCCAGGTTGCCAATTCAGTCATCGGCACCGGTGATGACTGCATCTCCATCGGCCCGGGCTGcaccaatttgaccatctttaaGGTGTTATGCGGCCCAGGCCATGGCATCAGCGTCGGTAGTCTCGGCAAAAATGCTGGTGAGAAAGATGTAATCGGGCTGAACGTGAGTAACTGCAATCTTACCGGTACAACAAATggattgaggatcaagacatttcaatcttctccatctaggttgaaggccactgatttcgtctttgaacacatcatcatgaataatgtcTATAACCCCATCATCATAAATCAGAATTATTGCCCATCTGCTAACTGTCCCAAAAAG GATCCTTCTCTAGTTAAGATCAAGAATATCAAGTACAGAAATATCGTGGGGACCTTTCTCTCGCCAGTAGCTTATAATCTAGTGTGCAGCGAGGTTGCTCCATGTGAGGGCGTGGAGCTCAGTGACATCAGCTTGAAGTACAATGGCAACGAAAAGCAACCCAAAAATGCTTCTATTTGTGTTCATGTCTATGGTAGCTCCAATGGCAATGTGAAACCTGACCCGTGCATCTGA